In Syntrophorhabdaceae bacterium, one DNA window encodes the following:
- a CDS encoding electron transfer flavoprotein subunit alpha/FixB family protein yields MSKDILVFIECKDGSIRKASFEILSKGKELTEKLSSILYAVVLGSDIKDLTEEVRPFADKVLYMDVEVLKDYRWDTYTNALEYLIKKYNPYLVFGASTITGKDLFPRLAARLDAPAISDAVGIEIQDGEIKVKKPIYGGKIISWVTTQNAPLSIITFRPNSFSIEKRQSAGELVEEKIDLQVDARINIIKADKGESKKVDLQEADFIICGGRGMKGPENFSLLEDIAEALGGRVGASRAVVDSKWRDYEDQVGKSGKTVSPKLYIGCGVSGALHHTMGMDTSKVIVAINKDPNALIFQYADYGIVDDLFNILPALKKGLESSKQEA; encoded by the coding sequence ATGTCAAAGGATATATTAGTTTTTATAGAATGCAAGGATGGTTCCATACGTAAGGCAAGTTTTGAAATCCTCTCAAAGGGTAAGGAACTTACTGAAAAATTGTCATCAATACTTTATGCAGTTGTATTGGGTTCTGATATTAAAGATCTCACAGAAGAGGTAAGACCCTTTGCAGATAAGGTTCTATATATGGATGTGGAGGTTTTAAAAGATTATAGGTGGGATACCTATACAAATGCCCTTGAGTATCTCATAAAGAAATATAATCCCTATCTTGTCTTTGGTGCATCAACCATAACAGGAAAGGACCTGTTTCCCAGGCTTGCTGCAAGACTCGATGCACCTGCCATATCTGATGCAGTAGGCATAGAGATTCAGGACGGCGAAATAAAGGTAAAAAAACCCATATACGGCGGCAAGATAATTTCATGGGTAACAACACAGAATGCCCCTCTATCTATAATAACCTTTAGACCCAATTCATTTTCTATTGAAAAAAGGCAGTCTGCTGGAGAGCTTGTAGAGGAAAAGATAGACCTTCAGGTAGATGCCAGGATAAATATTATCAAGGCAGACAAGGGAGAATCAAAAAAGGTTGACCTCCAGGAGGCTGATTTCATCATTTGTGGTGGTAGAGGGATGAAAGGTCCTGAAAATTTTAGTCTCCTTGAGGATATCGCCGAGGCCCTTGGAGGGAGGGTCGGTGCATCCCGTGCTGTAGTAGACAGCAAATGGCGCGATTATGAGGATCAGGTAGGTAAGAGCGGCAAGACAGTTTCACCTAAATTATACATAGGATGTGGTGTATCAGGTGCCCTTCATCATACAATGGGTATGGATACTTCAAAGGTTATAGTGGCAATAAATAAAGACCCAAATGCCCTTATATTCCAGTATGCTGATTACGGCATAGTAGATGACCTTTTCAATATA
- a CDS encoding electron transfer flavoprotein subunit beta/FixA family protein, which produces MNILVFIKQVADTEARILIKSDNRSLEIENKFNLNFFDEFAVEEAIRLKAKVKDSKVNVCTYGGKKAIEALRTAIAMGADQAYLIDNTDLDTEDPLITAKILAGFAKKEGFDLILCGRQAIDDENGNIGVMVSEFLNIPHVSAITKLDVVDEKKITVENDVEGGKEIKEIILPALLTTQKGINEPRVPLITGVMKAMKANIPVVEPTSLGFAKDMIDKNASKIKVISYETPKGRPPVKIIEGETPDEKVKKLIQLLREEAKVL; this is translated from the coding sequence GTGAATATTCTGGTTTTTATCAAGCAGGTAGCTGATACTGAGGCAAGAATACTTATAAAAAGCGATAATAGGTCTTTGGAGATTGAAAACAAGTTCAATCTCAATTTCTTTGATGAATTTGCCGTGGAAGAGGCAATAAGACTAAAAGCCAAAGTAAAGGATTCAAAGGTAAATGTCTGCACATATGGTGGGAAAAAGGCAATAGAGGCACTGAGGACGGCAATTGCCATGGGTGCAGATCAGGCATATCTTATAGATAATACGGATTTGGATACAGAAGACCCCTTGATTACAGCCAAGATACTTGCAGGATTTGCAAAAAAAGAGGGATTTGACCTCATACTATGTGGCAGACAGGCTATAGATGACGAAAATGGTAATATAGGGGTTATGGTGTCTGAATTTTTAAATATCCCTCATGTGAGTGCCATAACAAAATTAGATGTGGTAGATGAAAAAAAGATAACTGTTGAGAATGATGTAGAGGGAGGAAAAGAGATAAAGGAGATTATACTTCCTGCCCTCCTTACCACACAGAAAGGTATTAATGAACCAAGGGTTCCTTTAATAACCGGTGTTATGAAGGCAATGAAGGCAAACATTCCTGTTGTAGAACCTACATCCCTTGGTTTTGCCAAGGATATGATAGATAAAAACGCCTCAAAAATAAAGGTAATATCCTATGAGACCCCAAAAGGCAGGCCACCTGTAAAGATCATCGAAGGAGAAACCCCAGATGAAAAGGTTAAAAAGCTTATCCAACTTTTAAGAGAAGAGGCAAAAGTTTTATAG